The following are from one region of the Acomys russatus chromosome 32, mAcoRus1.1, whole genome shotgun sequence genome:
- the Mns1 gene encoding meiosis-specific nuclear structural protein 1, protein MEEAIQKAEENKMLRDRQLEQEEKLANELARLKQESLKDEKMRQQVRENSIELRELEQKLKAAYMNKERAAQIAEKDAIKYEQMKRDAEIARIMMEEQERLRQEESAKQEQRNKEKAQYFLDLEKQLEEQERTKQEAYEQLLKEKLMIDEIVRKIYEEDQLERQQKLEKMNATQKYIEEFQKEQALWRQKKREEMEEENRKIIEFANIQQQREDERTARVQESEEKRVQRQNLLIQKLEETLRQRDDLEQVRQELYLEEQAEIVRLRVKEEAEQKLRRQREMKQDFDDQMALKEITLQAAKEEEETFRKAMLAKFAEDDRIELMNAQKQRMKQLEHKRAVEKLIEDRRSQLLADKQRELEELQLQQRRQGCINEIIEEERLKLLKEHATNLLGYLPKGVFKREDDVDMLGEEFRKAYQKRSEDCEEK, encoded by the exons ATGGAGGAAGCCATCCAAAAA GCAGAAGAGAACAAGATGTTGAGGGATCGACAGCTTGAACAGGAAGAGAAACTCGCAAACGAACTGGCCAGACTGAAGCAGGAAAGTCTGAAGGATGAAAAGATGAGGCAGCAAGTGAGAGAGAACAG TATTGAGCTCAGAGAGTTGGAGCAGAAGCTGAAAGCTGCCTATATGAACAAGGAGCGAGCAGCCCAGATTGCTGAGAAGGACGCCATCAAATACGAGCAAATG AAACGCGATGCTGAAATAGCCAGGATCATGATGGAGGAGCAGGAGAGGCTGCGGCAGGAAGAGAGCGCCAAGCAAGAGCAGCGGAACAAGGAGAAGGCGCAGTACTTCCTGGACCTGGAGAAGCAGCTCGAAGAGCAAGAGAGGACAAAGCAGGAGGCGTATGAGCAGCTGCTGAAGGAAAAGCTCATGATTGATGAAATTGTCAGGAAGATCTACGAGGAGGACCAGCT AGAAAGACAGCAAAAGTTAGAAAAAATGAACGCAACTCAGAAGTATATTGAGGAGTTCCAGAAGGAGCAAGCCCTCTGGAGACAGAAAAAGcgtgaggagatggaggaagagaaccgGAAAATTATAGAGTTTGCAAACATCCAGCAACAAAGAGAAGATGAGCGGACTGCCAGAGTTCAAGAGAGCGAGGAAAAGAGGGTCCAGCGCCAGAATTTG ctgatcCAGAAGTTGGAAGAAACGCTGCGGCAGCGCGATGACCTGGAGCAGGTGCGGCAGGAGCTGTACCTGGAGGAGCAAGCCGAGATCGTCAGACTGAGAGTGAAA gaggaagcagagcagaaACTGAGGCGGCAGAGGGAGATGAAGCAAGACTTTGACGACCAAATGGCACTGAAGGAAATAACACTACAGGctgcaaaagaggaggaggagaccttTAGGAAAGCCATGCTGGCCAAGTTTGCCGAAGACGACCGCATAGAGCTCATGAACGCCCAGAAACAGCGAATGAAGCAGCTGGAGCACAAACGAGCCGTGGAGAAGCTCATCGAGGACCGGCGTAGCCAGCTCCTTGCCGACAAG CAACGTGAGCTGGAGGAGTTACAGCTACAGCAAAGAAGGCAGGGCTGCATCAATGAGATTATTGAAGAAGAAAGGCTGAAGCTCCTCAAAGAACATGCTACAAACTTGCTGGGCTATCTCCCCAAA